The Paraburkholderia acidisoli genome contains a region encoding:
- a CDS encoding dTDP-4-dehydrorhamnose reductase family protein encodes MFKVAVIGASGLLGRAVVRELAVDSAFEVVPTAFRHGGGATRVLDVRDAQAVQAFVDREAPNAIVLAAAERRPDVCEHDPAAARALNVDAVRNVAAAARQHGAWVLSISSDYVFDGTAPPYLADATPNPLNAYGRSKLDGERALLEGADASENALVLRLPLLYGPVSASTSGWHESAVTSLVPAVVASSQPGAPAAPMDAWATRYPTFTPDVAFVIRELLLRCADGEPVRGIAQWSGNEPMTKFDIAERLAQTLGVPARLQAQPAPTDSTPRPRDCHLDSSRLEALGIGRRTPFDAAIRAVIDAFQREGGKA; translated from the coding sequence GTGTTCAAGGTTGCCGTGATCGGCGCGTCGGGGTTGCTCGGGCGTGCCGTGGTGCGCGAGCTGGCCGTCGATTCCGCCTTCGAGGTCGTGCCGACGGCGTTCCGCCACGGCGGCGGCGCGACGCGCGTGCTCGACGTGCGCGACGCGCAAGCGGTGCAGGCGTTCGTCGACCGGGAAGCCCCCAACGCCATCGTGCTCGCCGCCGCCGAGCGCCGCCCCGACGTGTGCGAACACGATCCGGCGGCCGCGCGCGCGCTCAACGTCGACGCGGTGCGCAACGTCGCCGCGGCCGCGCGCCAGCATGGCGCGTGGGTGCTGTCGATTTCCTCCGACTACGTGTTCGACGGCACCGCGCCGCCCTACCTTGCCGACGCCACGCCGAATCCGCTCAACGCCTATGGCCGCAGCAAGCTCGACGGCGAGCGCGCCCTGCTGGAAGGCGCCGATGCCAGTGAGAACGCGCTCGTGCTGCGCCTGCCGCTGCTGTACGGGCCGGTTTCCGCCTCGACCTCCGGTTGGCACGAGTCGGCGGTGACGAGCCTCGTGCCCGCCGTCGTCGCGTCGTCGCAACCGGGCGCCCCGGCGGCGCCGATGGACGCGTGGGCCACGCGCTACCCGACCTTCACGCCCGACGTGGCATTCGTGATTCGCGAGTTGCTGCTGCGTTGCGCCGATGGCGAGCCGGTGCGCGGCATCGCGCAATGGTCCGGCAACGAGCCGATGACCAAGTTCGACATCGCCGAACGCCTCGCGCAAACGCTCGGCGTGCCGGCGCGGCTCCAGGCGCAACCGGCGCCCACCGATTCGACGCCACGTCCGCGCGATTGTCACCTCGACTCGAGCCGCCTCGAAGCGCTCGGCATCGGTCGGCGTACGCCGTTCGACGCAGCGATCCGGGCCGTGATCGACGCGTTCCAGCGCGAAGGCGGCAAGGCGTAA
- a CDS encoding 23S rRNA (adenine(2030)-N(6))-methyltransferase RlmJ, with protein sequence MLSYRHAFHAGNHADVLKHAVVVQLLQYLGKKDKAYWYIDTHAGAGAYALREGYATKNAEFDTGIGKLWGRDDLPAALADYVNEVAALNTDGELRFYPGSPYLAWRLMREQDRMRLFELHSTEIDVLRHRFHDAGRRVMIYEGDGFDGIKALLPPPPRRALVLIDPSFEDKRDYARTLACLEESLARFATGTYAVWYPQVTRLESQRFPDQLKRLQDKNWLHLTLSVNKPREDGFGLFGSGMFILNPPYTLEASMKEALPWLVKTLGQDAGAQFKIESRGD encoded by the coding sequence ATGCTGAGCTACCGTCACGCCTTCCACGCCGGCAATCACGCCGATGTCCTCAAACACGCCGTCGTCGTGCAGTTGCTGCAATACCTCGGCAAAAAGGACAAGGCGTACTGGTACATCGACACGCACGCCGGAGCGGGCGCCTACGCGCTGCGCGAAGGTTACGCCACGAAGAACGCCGAGTTCGACACGGGCATCGGCAAGCTCTGGGGCCGCGACGATCTGCCCGCGGCGCTCGCCGATTACGTCAACGAAGTCGCCGCGCTCAACACCGACGGCGAGTTGCGCTTCTATCCGGGCTCGCCGTATCTCGCGTGGCGCCTCATGCGCGAGCAGGACCGTATGCGTCTGTTCGAACTGCACAGCACCGAAATCGACGTGCTGCGCCACCGCTTCCACGACGCCGGCCGCCGCGTGATGATCTACGAAGGCGACGGCTTCGACGGTATCAAGGCGCTGTTGCCGCCGCCGCCGCGCCGCGCGCTCGTGCTGATCGACCCGTCGTTCGAAGACAAGCGCGACTATGCGCGCACGCTCGCCTGCCTCGAGGAAAGCCTCGCGCGTTTCGCGACCGGCACCTATGCCGTGTGGTATCCGCAGGTCACGCGTCTGGAGTCGCAGCGCTTCCCGGATCAACTCAAGCGGCTTCAGGACAAGAATTGGCTGCACCTCACGCTGTCGGTGAACAAGCCGCGCGAAGACGGCTTCGGCCTGTTCGGCAGCGGCATGTTCATCCTGAACCCGCCGTACACGCTCGAAGCGTCGATGAAAGAGGCACTGCCGTGGCTCGTGAAAACGCTCGGCCAGGATGCCGGCGCGCAATTCAAGATCGAATCGCGCGGAGATTGA
- a CDS encoding heavy-metal-associated domain-containing protein, giving the protein MIQFNVEGMSCQHCVGAVTRAIHEQDAQAKVEIDLAAGRVKVESTQSAEALKHAIDEAGYTVTGSAAV; this is encoded by the coding sequence ATGATCCAGTTCAACGTTGAAGGCATGAGTTGCCAGCACTGCGTGGGCGCCGTCACCCGCGCGATTCACGAACAGGACGCCCAGGCGAAAGTCGAGATCGATCTGGCGGCCGGCCGCGTGAAGGTCGAGTCGACGCAAAGCGCCGAGGCGCTCAAGCACGCCATCGACGAGGCCGGCTACACGGTGACCGGCAGCGCCGCGGTCTGA
- the uvrB gene encoding excinuclease ABC subunit UvrB, with product MSDSTVADAPALDESKFVTYEGSPFQLYQPYLPAGDQPTAIETLVEGVEDGLSFQTLLGVTGSGKTYTMANTIARLGRPAIVFAPNKTLAAQLYAEFREFFPRNAVEYFVSYYDYYQPEAYVPQRDLFIEKDSSINEHIEQMRLSATKSLMERRDVVIVATVSAIYGIGNPSEYHQMILTLRQGDKLGQRDVIARLIAMQYSRNEQDFQRGTFRVRGDTIDIFPAEHAEMAVRVELFDDEVETLQLFDPLTGRVRQKIPRFTVYPSSHYVTPRETVMRAIETIKSELRERLEFFHGDGKLVEAQRLEQRTRFDLEMLQELGFCKGIENYSRHFSGALPGEPPPTLVDYLPGDAVMFLDESHVLIGQLNGMYNGDRARKENLVDYGFRLPSALDNRPLKFNEFERKMRQVVFVSATPADYEKRVTGQIAEQVVRPTGLVDPVIEVRPASTQVDDVLSEINARVEVGERVLVTTLTKRMAEQLTEFLADHGVKVRYLHSDIDTVERVEIIRDLRLGTFDVLVGINLLREGLDIPEVSLVAILDSDKEGFLRAERSLIQTIGRAARNVNGKAILYGDRITDSMRRAIDETERRRAKQMAFNEENGIVPRGVVKRIKDIIDGVYNVDEARAELREEQERAKFEDMSEKQIAKEIKKIEKQMMDYAKNLEFEKAAQARDQLAVLRQRVFGANVGDHPA from the coding sequence ATGTCCGACTCTACCGTCGCCGACGCGCCCGCGCTCGACGAGTCCAAATTCGTCACTTACGAAGGCTCGCCGTTCCAGCTTTATCAGCCGTACCTGCCGGCCGGCGACCAGCCGACGGCGATCGAGACGCTCGTGGAAGGCGTGGAGGACGGTCTCTCGTTCCAGACCCTGCTGGGCGTGACGGGCTCGGGCAAGACCTACACGATGGCCAACACCATTGCGCGGCTTGGCCGCCCGGCCATCGTGTTCGCGCCGAACAAGACGCTCGCCGCGCAGCTGTACGCCGAATTCCGCGAGTTCTTTCCGCGCAACGCCGTCGAGTACTTCGTCTCGTACTACGACTATTACCAGCCGGAAGCCTACGTGCCGCAACGCGATCTCTTCATCGAGAAGGATTCGTCGATCAACGAGCACATCGAGCAGATGCGGCTTTCGGCCACCAAGAGCCTGATGGAGCGGCGCGACGTGGTGATCGTCGCGACCGTTTCGGCGATCTACGGTATTGGCAATCCGTCCGAGTATCACCAGATGATTCTCACGCTGCGCCAGGGCGACAAGCTCGGCCAGCGCGACGTCATCGCGCGCCTGATCGCCATGCAGTACAGCCGCAACGAGCAGGACTTCCAGCGCGGCACGTTCCGCGTGCGCGGCGACACCATCGACATTTTCCCGGCCGAACACGCCGAAATGGCCGTGCGCGTGGAACTCTTCGACGACGAAGTGGAAACGCTGCAACTGTTCGATCCGCTCACGGGCCGCGTGCGCCAGAAGATTCCGCGCTTTACGGTGTATCCGTCGTCGCACTACGTGACGCCGCGCGAGACCGTGATGCGCGCGATCGAGACGATCAAGAGCGAGTTGCGCGAGCGGCTCGAATTCTTCCATGGCGACGGCAAGCTGGTGGAAGCGCAGCGCCTCGAGCAGCGCACCCGTTTCGACCTGGAAATGCTCCAGGAGCTGGGCTTCTGCAAGGGCATCGAGAACTATTCGCGGCACTTCTCCGGCGCGCTGCCGGGCGAGCCGCCGCCCACGCTCGTCGATTACCTGCCCGGCGACGCCGTGATGTTCCTCGACGAATCGCACGTGCTGATCGGCCAGCTCAACGGCATGTATAACGGCGACCGCGCGCGCAAGGAGAATCTCGTCGATTACGGCTTCCGCCTGCCTTCGGCGCTCGACAACCGGCCGCTCAAGTTCAACGAGTTCGAGCGCAAGATGCGCCAGGTCGTGTTCGTCTCGGCCACGCCCGCCGACTACGAGAAAAGGGTTACGGGCCAGATCGCGGAACAGGTGGTGCGGCCCACGGGGCTTGTCGACCCGGTGATCGAGGTGCGGCCCGCGTCCACCCAGGTCGACGACGTGCTGTCCGAGATCAACGCGCGTGTGGAAGTGGGCGAGCGCGTGCTCGTCACCACGCTCACCAAGCGCATGGCCGAGCAGCTCACGGAATTCCTCGCCGACCACGGCGTGAAGGTGCGCTATCTGCACAGCGACATCGACACGGTCGAGCGCGTGGAAATCATCCGCGACCTGCGGCTGGGCACGTTCGACGTGCTGGTCGGCATCAACCTGCTGCGCGAGGGCCTGGATATTCCCGAAGTTTCGCTCGTGGCGATTCTCGACTCCGACAAGGAGGGCTTCCTGCGCGCCGAGCGCTCGCTGATCCAGACCATCGGACGGGCCGCGCGTAACGTGAACGGCAAGGCGATCCTCTACGGCGACCGCATTACCGACTCGATGCGCCGCGCCATCGACGAAACCGAACGCCGCCGCGCCAAGCAGATGGCCTTCAACGAAGAAAACGGCATCGTGCCGCGCGGCGTGGTCAAGCGCATCAAGGACATCATCGACGGCGTTTACAACGTGGACGAGGCGCGCGCCGAACTGCGCGAGGAGCAGGAGCGCGCGAAGTTCGAGGACATGTCCGAGAAGCAGATCGCAAAGGAAATCAAGAAGATCGAGAAGCAGATGATGGACTACGCGAAGAATCTCGAATTCGAGAAGGCCGCGCAGGCGCGCGACCAGCTGGCGGTGTTGCGCCAGCGCGTGTTCGGGGCCAACGTGGGCGATCATCCGGCCTAA
- a CDS encoding DUF3563 family protein: MFAYFLEKLSTWFETAERRRREAYLASSADIVQLEQRIRTIESNGYTL, translated from the coding sequence ATGTTTGCCTACTTTCTTGAAAAACTGAGCACCTGGTTTGAAACCGCCGAACGTCGCCGTCGCGAAGCGTATCTCGCGTCGTCCGCTGACATCGTGCAACTCGAGCAGCGCATCCGCACGATCGAATCGAACGGCTACACGCTGTAA
- a CDS encoding patatin-like phospholipase family protein produces MAQRKKGQVQSSAVGEEAATHTSAAPRPHVSRCSAESKQWETVALTLQGGGALGAYQAGVYEGLFEAGVAPNWIAGISIGALNTAIIAGNAPEHRVARLREFWETICQPAYTPPLPPFVEHALFNSGDAVRKTFTAMQAAGALVEGQKGFFVPRFPPPLPNASGHPEKASYYDTKPLKATLERLCDFDRINSGETRVSVGAVNVGSGNFVYFDNRTTVLRPEHFIASGALPPGFAAVEIDGEWYWDGGLMSNTPLYEVIQTTPRRDTLAFQVDLWSARGPVPDNITDVQGRMKDIQYSSRTRMVTDMLQRSQRFRHVLREVLERVAPDHREDPWVALADELSCSKQFNVIHLIYRHKEYEGHFKDYQFGISTMREHWESGLQDIRASLSQPGWLDKPDNDAGFVTHDIHRDRVVR; encoded by the coding sequence ATGGCGCAACGCAAGAAAGGGCAGGTCCAGTCGAGCGCGGTGGGCGAGGAAGCCGCCACGCACACCAGCGCGGCGCCGCGCCCGCATGTCTCGCGCTGTAGCGCCGAGTCGAAGCAGTGGGAAACCGTCGCGCTCACCTTGCAGGGCGGCGGCGCGCTCGGCGCCTATCAGGCGGGTGTCTACGAAGGGCTGTTCGAGGCCGGCGTGGCGCCCAACTGGATCGCGGGCATTTCCATCGGCGCGCTGAATACGGCGATCATCGCGGGCAACGCGCCCGAGCATCGCGTGGCGCGGTTGCGCGAGTTCTGGGAGACGATCTGCCAGCCCGCGTACACGCCGCCGCTGCCGCCGTTCGTCGAGCACGCGCTGTTCAATTCCGGCGACGCGGTGCGCAAGACCTTCACGGCCATGCAGGCGGCGGGCGCGCTGGTCGAAGGGCAGAAGGGCTTTTTCGTGCCGCGCTTTCCGCCGCCGTTGCCGAACGCATCGGGGCATCCGGAGAAGGCGAGCTATTACGACACGAAGCCGCTCAAGGCCACGCTCGAACGGCTGTGCGACTTCGACCGCATCAATTCGGGCGAAACGCGCGTCTCGGTGGGCGCGGTCAACGTGGGCAGCGGCAACTTCGTCTACTTCGACAATCGCACCACGGTGCTGCGGCCCGAGCATTTCATCGCCTCGGGGGCGTTGCCGCCCGGTTTCGCGGCGGTCGAGATCGACGGCGAGTGGTACTGGGACGGCGGCCTGATGTCGAACACGCCGCTTTATGAGGTGATCCAGACCACGCCGCGCCGCGACACGCTCGCGTTTCAGGTCGACCTGTGGAGCGCGCGCGGGCCGGTGCCCGACAACATCACCGACGTCCAGGGCCGCATGAAGGACATCCAGTATTCGAGCCGCACGCGTATGGTCACGGACATGCTGCAGCGTTCGCAGCGTTTCCGGCACGTGCTGCGCGAGGTGCTGGAGCGCGTTGCGCCCGATCATCGCGAAGATCCCTGGGTCGCGCTCGCCGACGAACTCTCGTGCTCGAAGCAGTTCAACGTGATCCACCTCATCTACCGGCACAAGGAGTACGAGGGGCACTTCAAGGATTACCAGTTCGGCATTTCGACCATGCGCGAGCACTGGGAAAGCGGTTTGCAGGACATTCGCGCCTCGCTGTCGCAGCCCGGCTGGCTCGACAAGCCCGACAACGACGCGGGCTTCGTCACGCACGACATTCATCGCGATCGCGTGGTGCGCTAG
- a CDS encoding potassium channel beta subunit family protein, with protein sequence MNYRRLGRSGLQVSELSIGSWVTYGNQVDARLARESLAAARDAGVNFFDNAEVYAAGQSEDLMGQALKELAWPRVSYVVSTKFFWGLNEAPNQYHTLNRKYLMNAIDGSLKRLQLDYVDLAFCHRPDPNTPIEETVWAMSDMITRGKALYWGTSEWSAEEIRAAWEIAERHHLHKPVMEQPQYNLFHRKRVEDEYRRLYEDIGLGLTTWSPLASGLLTGKYRGGVPSGSRAELQGYDWLRKNVTDSAKNEIVGKLGDFAQELGCSVGQLALAWILKNPNVSTVITGASRIEQIGENMKAIEVAEKITPDVKAKIEAIVGDAYN encoded by the coding sequence ATGAACTATCGTCGTTTGGGCCGCTCGGGCCTGCAGGTTAGCGAATTGTCCATCGGCTCCTGGGTCACCTACGGCAATCAGGTCGACGCCCGGCTCGCGCGCGAATCGCTCGCGGCGGCGCGCGACGCGGGCGTCAACTTCTTCGACAACGCCGAAGTCTACGCGGCCGGCCAGTCGGAAGATCTCATGGGCCAGGCGCTCAAGGAACTCGCGTGGCCGCGCGTTTCCTACGTGGTCTCGACCAAGTTCTTCTGGGGCTTGAACGAGGCGCCCAACCAGTACCACACGCTGAACCGCAAGTACCTCATGAACGCCATCGACGGCTCGCTCAAGCGGCTGCAGCTCGATTACGTCGATCTCGCGTTCTGTCATCGTCCCGACCCGAACACGCCCATCGAAGAAACCGTCTGGGCGATGAGCGACATGATCACGCGCGGCAAGGCGCTCTACTGGGGCACCTCGGAATGGAGCGCGGAAGAGATTCGCGCCGCGTGGGAGATTGCGGAACGTCATCATCTGCACAAGCCGGTCATGGAGCAGCCGCAGTACAACCTGTTCCACCGCAAGCGCGTGGAAGACGAATACCGCCGTCTGTACGAAGACATCGGTCTCGGTCTCACCACGTGGAGCCCGCTCGCCTCGGGGCTGCTCACGGGCAAGTATCGCGGCGGCGTGCCGTCGGGCAGCCGCGCGGAACTGCAAGGTTACGACTGGCTGCGCAAGAACGTCACGGACTCGGCCAAGAACGAGATCGTCGGCAAGCTCGGCGACTTCGCGCAGGAACTCGGCTGCTCGGTCGGCCAGCTCGCGCTCGCGTGGATTCTCAAGAATCCGAACGTGAGCACGGTCATCACGGGCGCGTCGCGCATCGAGCAGATCGGCGAAAACATGAAGGCGATCGAGGTGGCGGAAAAGATCACGCCGGACGTGAAGGCGAAGATCGAAGCGATCGTCGGCGACGCCTACAACTGA
- the cueR gene encoding Cu(I)-responsive transcriptional regulator, giving the protein MNIGEAARESGVTAKMIRYYESVGLLAPKGRTESGYRVYGMEEVHSLRFIRQARRLGFLVDDIRRLLALWHDRSRASAEVKSIALEHVSELDARIAELTQMRDTLSHLAAHCHGDDRPDCPIIEGLAEQMPLGCATCDPAH; this is encoded by the coding sequence GTGAACATTGGCGAAGCGGCACGGGAATCGGGCGTGACGGCAAAAATGATCCGGTATTACGAAAGTGTGGGGCTGCTGGCGCCCAAGGGGCGCACGGAGTCGGGTTATCGCGTCTACGGCATGGAAGAGGTGCATTCGCTGCGCTTCATTCGCCAGGCGCGCCGGCTGGGTTTTCTCGTCGACGACATTCGCCGCCTGCTCGCCCTCTGGCACGACCGCTCGCGCGCGAGCGCCGAGGTCAAGTCGATCGCGCTCGAACACGTGTCCGAACTCGACGCGCGTATTGCTGAACTCACGCAGATGCGCGACACGCTTTCGCATCTCGCCGCGCATTGCCACGGCGACGATCGGCCCGACTGCCCGATCATCGAGGGCCTTGCCGAGCAAATGCCGCTCGGTTGCGCCACGTGCGACCCGGCGCATTGA
- a CDS encoding 3-hydroxybutyrate dehydrogenase: MSSLSLNTKLDGKVAVVTGAASGIGKQIALTLAQAGAAVAIADLNQSGADAVAEEIKGAGGKAIGVAMDVTNEDAVNQGIDRVAAEFGSIDILVSNAGIQIVNPIENYAFSDWKKMQAIHVDGAFLTTKASLKHMYKDDRGGVVIYMGSVHSHEASPLKSAYVAAKHALLGLARVLAKEGGKHNVRSHVVCPGFVRTPLVEKQIPEQAKELGISEEEVVKRVMLGGTVDGIFTTVEDVAQTVLFLSAFPTAAFTGQSFVVSHGWFMQ, from the coding sequence ATGTCGTCTCTCTCCCTCAACACGAAACTCGATGGCAAGGTCGCGGTCGTCACCGGCGCCGCAAGCGGCATCGGCAAGCAGATCGCGCTCACGCTCGCCCAGGCGGGCGCGGCCGTCGCCATTGCCGACCTGAACCAGAGCGGCGCCGACGCCGTCGCCGAAGAGATCAAGGGCGCGGGCGGCAAGGCGATCGGCGTGGCCATGGACGTCACGAACGAAGACGCCGTGAATCAGGGCATCGACCGCGTGGCCGCGGAGTTCGGCTCGATCGACATCCTCGTGTCGAACGCCGGCATCCAGATCGTGAACCCGATCGAGAACTACGCGTTTTCCGACTGGAAGAAGATGCAGGCCATTCACGTGGACGGCGCCTTCCTCACGACCAAGGCGTCGCTCAAGCACATGTACAAGGACGATCGCGGCGGTGTCGTGATCTATATGGGCTCGGTGCATTCGCACGAGGCTTCGCCGCTGAAGTCGGCGTACGTCGCGGCCAAGCACGCGCTGCTCGGTCTGGCGCGCGTGCTCGCGAAGGAAGGCGGCAAGCACAATGTGCGCTCGCACGTCGTGTGTCCCGGCTTCGTGCGCACGCCGCTGGTCGAAAAGCAGATTCCCGAGCAGGCCAAGGAACTCGGCATCTCCGAGGAGGAAGTGGTCAAGCGCGTGATGCTCGGCGGCACGGTGGACGGCATCTTCACGACCGTCGAGGACGTCGCGCAAACGGTGCTGTTCCTCTCGGCGTTCCCCACGGCCGCCTTCACGGGCCAGTCGTTCGTCGTGAGCCACGGCTGGTTCATGCAATAA
- a CDS encoding amino acid aminotransferase has translation MSLFSAVELAPRDPILGLNEAYNADARATKVNLGVGVYTNEEGKIPLLRAVREAEKARVEAGLPRGYLPIEGLAAYDAAVQSLLLGSDSPLIAAGRVVTAQALGGTGALKIGADFLKRLNPNAKVAISDPSWENHRALFESAGFEVIAYPYYDAATNGVNFEAMLTALNGYAAGTVIVLHACCHNPTGVDLSIDQWKQVVEVVKARGLVPFLDIAYQGFGDGIAEDGEVVRLFAASELNVFVSSSFSKSFSLYGERVGALSIITSSKEESSRVLSQLKRVIRTNYSNPPTHGGSVVAAVLGSADLRAMWEAELGEMRNRIRAMRTGLVERLSAAGVDRDFNFINVQRGMFSYSGLTAPQVDRLREEFGIYAVGTGRICVAALNTRNLDVVASAVAQVLK, from the coding sequence ATGTCCCTCTTTTCCGCAGTCGAACTCGCCCCTCGCGACCCGATCCTGGGTCTGAACGAAGCCTATAACGCCGACGCACGCGCGACCAAGGTGAACCTCGGCGTGGGCGTGTACACCAACGAGGAAGGCAAGATCCCGCTGCTGCGCGCGGTGCGCGAAGCGGAAAAGGCCCGCGTCGAAGCCGGTCTGCCGCGCGGCTATCTGCCGATCGAAGGCCTCGCCGCCTATGACGCCGCCGTGCAGTCGCTGCTGCTCGGCAGCGACTCGCCGCTGATCGCCGCGGGCCGCGTCGTCACGGCGCAGGCGCTGGGCGGCACGGGCGCGCTGAAGATCGGCGCCGACTTCCTCAAGCGCCTGAACCCGAACGCCAAGGTCGCGATCAGCGACCCGAGCTGGGAAAACCACCGCGCGCTGTTCGAAAGCGCCGGCTTCGAAGTCATCGCCTACCCGTACTACGACGCCGCGACCAACGGCGTGAACTTCGAGGCTATGCTCACGGCGCTCAACGGCTACGCCGCGGGCACGGTCATCGTGCTGCACGCGTGCTGCCACAACCCGACCGGCGTCGATCTGAGCATCGACCAGTGGAAGCAGGTGGTCGAAGTCGTGAAGGCGCGCGGTCTCGTGCCCTTCCTCGACATCGCCTACCAGGGCTTCGGCGACGGTATCGCGGAAGACGGCGAAGTCGTGCGCCTGTTTGCCGCTTCGGAACTCAACGTGTTCGTCTCGTCGTCGTTCTCGAAGTCGTTCTCGCTGTACGGCGAGCGCGTGGGCGCCCTCTCGATCATCACGTCGAGCAAGGAAGAATCGTCGCGCGTGCTCTCGCAGCTCAAGCGCGTGATCCGCACGAACTACTCGAACCCGCCCACGCACGGCGGCTCGGTGGTCGCGGCGGTGCTCGGCTCGGCCGACCTGCGCGCAATGTGGGAAGCCGAACTCGGCGAAATGCGCAACCGTATCCGCGCCATGCGCACGGGCCTCGTCGAGCGTCTTTCGGCCGCTGGCGTGGACCGCGACTTCAACTTCATCAACGTGCAACGCGGCATGTTCTCGTACTCGGGCCTGACGGCGCCGCAAGTCGACCGCCTGCGCGAAGAGTTCGGCATCTACGCCGTGGGCACGGGCCGCATCTGCGTGGCCGCGCTCAACACGCGCAACCTCGACGTGGTGGCCAGCGCCGTCGCGCAAGTGCTGAAGTAA
- a CDS encoding iron transporter, which yields MRIHSLLRGTAVIAAATAAFAANAAEYPIGKQQIQGGMEIGAVYLQPITMEPEGMMRKASDSDIHLESDIHAVKNNPTGFAEGDWMPYLQVHYELTKPGSSWSHKGDLMAMVANDGPHYGDNVKLDGPGKYHLKLIVEAPMQTGHMAFGRHVDKETGVGPWFKPITLEYDFPFAGIGKKGGY from the coding sequence ATGCGGATCCACTCTCTCTTGCGCGGTACCGCCGTGATCGCGGCCGCCACGGCGGCTTTCGCAGCCAATGCGGCGGAATACCCGATCGGCAAACAGCAAATTCAGGGCGGCATGGAAATCGGCGCGGTGTATCTGCAGCCGATCACGATGGAGCCCGAAGGCATGATGCGCAAGGCGTCGGATTCCGACATCCACCTGGAATCGGACATCCACGCGGTCAAGAACAACCCGACCGGTTTCGCGGAAGGCGACTGGATGCCGTATCTGCAGGTGCACTACGAACTCACGAAGCCGGGTTCGTCGTGGTCGCACAAGGGCGACCTGATGGCGATGGTCGCGAACGACGGTCCGCACTATGGCGACAACGTCAAGCTCGACGGTCCGGGCAAGTACCACCTGAAGCTGATCGTCGAAGCACCGATGCAGACGGGCCACATGGCGTTCGGCCGTCACGTCGACAAGGAAACGGGCGTGGGCCCGTGGTTCAAGCCCATCACGCTCGAATACGATTTCCCGTTCGCGGGCATCGGCAAGAAGGGCGGCTACTAA